The genomic stretch CTCCAGCGGAAGTGCTGAGCAGCCCACATCTGATGCTGGCCGACACCAGTGGTGATGTAGGTGTTCTCCTTGCGGTCAGCTGTGAGGTTGCTGAGCTCCTCAATCAGTGTCTGAGGCTTGATCAAGCCCTCGCGGGCAGCACGCTCGTAGTCAGAAAGAGGccacttcttcttccattCGTTAATCTGAGCGAACCACTCCTTTCTGTCAGCCATGGTCTTGCTCTCCACCTGGGGCAGGAGCAAGTCGAGGTTCTTGCCAAGATCACCCTCGATAGCCTCAGTGGCCTGCACGACCTTGTTGATGTTCTTGGGGAGGATCTCGAAGTGAATGATACCTCCGCGGTTCTCCTTCGCCGCAGCCTTAGCCGCTGGGGCAAATTTGGCAACACTACCGGTAACACGGTCATCGAAGCGGCCACCGAGAGCAATGATGAGATCAGCCTCCTGCATCGACATGTTGGCATAGGCTGAGCCGTGCATGCCGAGCATGTGGAGGGACTTCTCATCAAGTTCGTCGAAGGCACCGAGACCGTGAAGGGTCGTCGTCACGGGGATGGACGCCTTGTTCGCAAGCTCTCTGAGCAGCTCAACACCGCGCTCCGAGCTAATGACACCTTGGCCAGCGTAGATGACGGGCTTCTTGGCGATGTTGACCAAATGAGCCACACGCTTGATAGAAGCACGGAGCTGCTTCTCGCTGGCCTCGAGAGCGGCGCGGGAGGCAGCGCTGGGGAGCGACGGAATAGCGGGGGCCGTGGGAATAGCACGACGCAGGATACCAGCCGTCACGTCCTTGGGAAGATCCACGAGAACGGGGCCAGGTCTTCCGCTGGTGGCAATCTCGAAGGCCTCGTTGATTCTTTGGGGCAGCTCAGCGACATTCTTCACCATGACGTTCCACTTGGTGCAGGCGCGGGAGATGCCCACAACGTCGGCTTCTTGGAACGCATCGCTACCAATGGCTGTGGTAACGACCTGGCCAGTGAAAACGATCATGGGAGTACCGTCCGCAAGCGCATCAGCCATTGGTGTCACAACGTTGGTGGCACCAGGACCGGAAGTCACCAAGACGACACCGGGCTTGCCAGAAGCGCGGGCGTAACCCTGGGCCATGTGGCCAGCGCCCTGCTCGTGTCTGGGAAGGACAAAATCGAAATGTGGCGAGTTATAGATGGCATCGAACACGGGAAGAATAGCACCGCCAGGGTAGCCGACTGTGTATAGTTAGCCAACTGTGCAGGTTTATGGGAGTAGGAGTAGAGACATACAAATGTGCTTGACGCCATGTCTAAGCATCATCTCATGGAAGATCTCACCACCAGTCTTGCCGATAAACCTGTAGCGCATTTCGTGTTAACTATgcatacatatatatatatatacatagGCGATCCTCATTTGTATAGTTGGGAGACATACGACTCGTCGACATCGTTCTTACGGGCGTTGGCCAGAGGTTGAACGTGGTTGGGCTCGGCGTTGAATGATTGGGCGGGCTTTGCTCGTACGTCGCTGTACATAGGATGGAATTAGCCATTGTGTTTTTGTAGTGATGGTAGTGGTGAGTCACTACTAGTAGTAGTATGACTCCAAAGCCGACGATGGCGGTGGGACGACTTACGCAGCGGGCACCTTCGCGGCAGCCGATGTGGACTGATTCCTAACGTCTGATGGCCCATTACGGACACCTGTGATGGCAGAAGCCTTTTGTGTGAGGGAAGCAATTCGCTGTTGGCTAGGCCGAGTAGTGGCCAGCGCCTTGAGGGCGCGGCTGGTTTGACGGATCATCACGAAAGAAGGTGACTGCGAAGAGACCGGAAGGAGAGCGGACCGCGGAGAGCGGGAGGTGGCGAGCTGTAAACTAGGAGAGCACACCTAGGTGAGAGGGACCTGAAGGTTATAGGAGTGGAAATAGGAAAGTTTAAGCTGTAACAGCGAGAACTGGCTATTAAACAGCAATGTAGAAAGATTCCAAAGTTCCTCTTGACGAGCCGAGGAGACAATGGGTCTTGTTGGAGGCGGACGTGGTGGTTTTGAAAGAAAGAAACCCTGTCCTTGGTGGGAACGAGCAATCGGAGTGGTATGAGTCGTTGAATCTCAAATTTTTGGCCGTCGATTGTGGGGTAGAAAAGTGACTACACGGGTGGCACGGGCCTTATAGTGGCTCCTAGTGGCGATGTCGGAACTGCCCTGGAGCGCCCGATTTGCTGCCACGGCAAGCACACATGGCCACCGGCAGGCGGGACGGCGCCTGGACCCTTTCACCTGCTTTTTAGAATAAGTTTCTAACCCGCCTAGAGAGTAGCCGTTGTTTCCTCTTTTGCCCTCGGCACCTTCCTGGAACATCATATCACGTTTCGAAACTTTCTTCTATGACAGTTCAGGCATCACACGACCAATTCATCTATCGTCTGGGAACACTGGACCATGACACCGTGGACCTTGGTGGCCGAGGAATTCAAGTTTTTGCGGGGAAGAAAGCTGCGTGCCGGTCTGCAGGTCCGTCCAATCACACGCTGTCAATTAAGTGTTCTCCCGTAAGTAACACACCCAGCGCGACATTGTAGCACATAACGGCAAGCCGATGAGCCGATCCTTCTCTCGATATTCTCGGGATACGATATTGTTAAATTGTGCGATCACGGCCATATTCTTTGAGATCTCTGCAAGAAGCGGGCGAAGAGGGCGACCGGCCCAACGGACATTCTAATACTAGGTACCTGACATCCGGTTCACGGATGACGCCAAGGCAGGGCGGGGTCCATTCCAGGTGTCAAAAGTCACAGCCGTCACAGCCCTGCGCCGGTGGTCGGCCCCACCAAAATATTTCCAGCCGGGTATTCCAGCTTCACGCCGACAGTCGCAGCGGCCGGCCGCCTCTGACTTCACTGATCGAGCTTCGAATTAGGTTCGGCGCTACCCTGTGCCTTGTCAACACCTGCAACTTCGGGCATGAGCAGCATCCCGCCTTGTTTTCTAGCACTCAGCCCGCGGACACTATGCGATGATCAACTGACGACTGCAGATGCCATCCGACTGCTCACTGCATCGCTACGGGACAGAACTGCAGCAGCAGGATGAACGGAGACAGTTTCCCGAGCTGGCCCTTCCACGTGCACCAAACCACAGCTGCCATCGGATTTGGAGTGAGAATGCTGTCTCTAGCATCAATTTGGATGCTACGCTGAGTGGATCTCATCTTGGCAAGAAATCACGCTAACCTCCAGTCTGCTAACAGTTCCCAGACGCGATCTTCTCGCTGTGTAAGTCACATTTCCTATTTCGCTCTCACTCTCAGTTATTCCCGCCTGCCGATATTTTACACATTACAAAcagacaaacaaacaaaacttGAGCCAACGTACAAGGAGATAAACAAGAGAAAATTACAAGTCATTAATCATGAACACTCATCACTCATACTACGTGGCTTTAGCCACCCAAGACTCCGCCCAAAAGaccacccttcttcttcttaccCGACTTGAGACTGTCACTGAAGGATCCAAGACCCAATCCGGCAAGGACGCGGTTCAAGCCGAGTGTACCTAGCAGCCCGTCAACCAGTCCTCCCAATCCAAGGCCGCTTAGCTATAGTACTAGTATTAGCACGTTGTTCCTTGCGTTGCAAGTGGACCCTGAAAGGACTTACCAATCTGCCAACGAGGTTGAGCACAccactcaacaacaacccaacgGCGGCAAGGATCTGGAACAGAGGCTCGTTGAGCAGACCCCACAGAGGGTTGAGCTCCTTCTTTGCGTGGGGCATATCCTCAAGCTTGCGCTTGGCATTGTCGATGCACTGAGTGACATCGCCAGTGAGATCCTTGAGGAGCTCAGCAAGACGGTACTCCTCCGGGGTGGCCTCGCGAGCAGCAGTCTTGTGCTTGGCGTTGGCCGAGATGCGGCCATCAGGGTCGAGGCCCTTGATGATGCCTTGAGCCTCGGTCAAGATGCGGCCACCCTCTTCGATTAGAGGGCGGACCTCCTTGACAAGCTGCTCTTCGTCGCGCTCGTCTTCCGGTGTGCGCTCTGCCTTGTCAATTTTCTACTGTGTGTTAGTAATGAACAAGCTGTGGCGTGAGTTGGTAGTGATAACTTACCTCGGTGATCATCTTGCAGATAGGTCGAATCTTGTCAAGGCACTGGGCAATGCAGACAGACATCTGGATGGCCATCTTCTTGTCATTCTCAGCTTGCTCGCGCTTCTCCTTCTGTTCAGGTGTCTCCTCGTCCTTGACCTCAGGAATGTCCTCAAGAAGCGAGCAGTGGCCAATGACAGTGCCCTTCTGgtcgacaacatcaccgtCGTCGTCAATCCCCTTGCCCGAGCAGACCTGAGGATCGCCAGAAGTCAACTTGCCAATGAGGttaccatcaccatcaacaacattgCCCTCTTTGTTGACCTTGCGGCCCGACATGGGGTTCTTGGACTTCTGAACCTCCTCGGGCTCCCAGCGCTCAGCCTTGCCAATGACATTGCCATTCTTATCCAacacatcaccatcctcatcaaccgccCTGCCAAACAAGACCTTGCCCTCTCCCTTCACCAATCTCCCCACGATATCCCCCGAAGGCGTAACAACAGTCCCATCCTTAGCAACCGTGCACCCCTCCAACTCGGCAAACGGCCCCTCCTTGgatccctccctctccccctcacTAACCAACTCCGCCTTCCCCAAAACATCACCACTCTCACTCAGAATATTCCCCTTCCTATCacacatcctccccaccatcctcttcggatccccctccaccaccctcccgtAAATAACCCCGTTCCCATCAACCACATACCCCGCCTTGTTGACCCTCTTCCCAGCCAACAAGCTATTATCCACCTCCttaacctcctcctccacctcctcctccggctcccAACGTTCCGCCTTCCCAATCACATTCCCCGCCTTGTCAAGCACGtccccatcagcatcaacagaCTTCCCCCTCAACTGCTTGACATCCCCTTCGATAATCTTGCCCACCCACTCCCCATTGCTGACAACCATCCCATTCCCGTCAACAACCGCGTCAGGGAAGGACTCGAACGGCGCAGACTCTTTGAGCATGTCATCACGTTCCGAGTCAGAGATGGGCTCAGCCTTGCCGATGATCTTGCCGTTGTCGGACCAGATATCCCCGTTTTCGTCGACCTTCTTGCCGATGAGGTACTGCAGGATGCCGCTCACGACACGACCGACAACCTTGCCATCGGAAACGACGTTGCCGCCTTTGTTGACGGTGCCGTTCTTGAGAATGGAAAAGTCCATTTGTTCGGCTACGGTGGAGCCCTCGCCTGCTTCGACGCCTTGGGGTTGGTCCTCTTGGATTGTACCTTCGGGTTGACCTTCGgcttgggatggggagaagtCCTGGACCTGTGACTGGCCGTCTTGGATTTGGTGGGGGTCGAATTGCTCTTGTGCTTGCTCACCAGCTTCAGTTTggcgttgctgctgctccgtgccagtggtggagggggctTTCTCTGTTTGCTGCTCAACATCGGGCTTCTCGGACCCTGACTTGGCGACAGACTCGGCCTTGTCGCTGACAGTCTTGGTGTCAATGTCTGGCTTCTCAGAAGTAGCAGGCTCAGGCTCGTCGATGTTGTTATCCGCAGCCTCAACGTCTGGCTTCTCCGAGGCAGCCTTGTCGACTGTCTCCGAGGCAGGAGGCTTCTCCGATGTGGTGGTAGCATCCTCCTTTGCACTCTTGAGGAACTCCTGCCTAGCCTCATCAGTAGGCTGGTTCTCGCTCGCCTGGTCAAAAGCCTTCTTAGCCTGCTCCGTCAACCCCGACGGCGCCTCAGAGATCTTATCCGCGGCGGAGGTCTGGGTCTCTTCCTCAGCCTTGTCAGACTCTGGCTTCTCGGACGACtcgaccttctcctccgtcgTAGTCTTAGTatcctccccagcctcagTCTCCGTCTTGTCACTCATAGCCTCGGGCTCAACCTTCTccggcttctcctcctccttatcCTCCATCTGGATCCCCTCCTCTGTTTCCTTGGGCTTCTCCAGATGAGTATACCCCCcactctccctctccacctcacTGCCATCATTCCCCTCGAAATCCCCCGACGTGGTCACAACCTCGtcgttctcctcctcctcctcccggtTCTTGTTCTGCTCCTTCTGGAGATCAATAgccggaggggagggggcagAGCGAGGGACGTTTTCCTCTTGGGGGGTGGAGacctcctgctgctgttgctgcttcttTCCCTTGCGGGAGGGGAGCGTCTTCTTCGCAATGTCGGACATATTGTATTGTGGTGCGGTTGTAAAGGTGCCTTCcgtggtgggggttgtggtAGGGGAAGCGGGACGTAAGGGAAGGGATAGGTTGAAGAAGAGTTCCAGGATGGCACAAGATAGGTACGGAGGTGAGATGATGGTGTGACTGTATAGGTAGGGTCTGAGgtgaaaaataaaaaaaagcaaGCAAGGTGAGTTACGGTGTGCTAAAGCTGTACAGTGACAACAAAATGATGTAGATGTGTGGCTGTGCTCAAAGGTCAAGAGATTACCGCAGATAGTTATGTAGATTTTTCGTTGGTccagaaggaaaaaaaaggatcAGACAAGAACACAGCACTAGCCTCAACCTTTTTATGTCGTCAGCATCTTGCTACCTCAACCACTCTTTTCACCCGTCGTCGTCAGACGATAACTTCGAGACAAGCCGGCTTTTTCGAGAAGCTCAGAATATCTCCCCGGacgtcatcatcgtctctTCTTTACGTCACGAAACCTAGGGGAAACTCCCACTCGCGCAAGAAGCAAACTGacaaccccccttttccttgtcCCCCAACACTCCCCAACACCTGCCGTCCCACACACCTAGCTATGCCCCCCGGGATGACTTCatccccctcacctcccccccccccgccctccgAGAGGCCAACACCTCCAAAAGCTGCGCGTCATACCAGCCACACATCCCAAAATCCTGCCTGTGGCATAAGTCTGCGTAACAAATCGACAGATCGGTGGCTTGCTTCAAACCTGTCGGAGGTAAAGTGTGGCGAGTGCCCTCCATCATTGGGCGGGGAAATCTTGATCAGGAAGGTGGATTTGTCATTGGGATTGGACAATGAACAAGCGAAACCGTTGAACTGGTGGGAAAACAACTCAAGATTGGACAGCACTGTGTCAAGAAAGTTGGATGTTGTGTGTCACAGACACTCACAGTGTGCATGTAAGAGGTGTGGCTGGATCAAAGAGTGGCTTGCCGTGTTTACGAAGCGGCAAGTAGCGTCAACTGTGGCGAGGGAGATACGCGGGCTGAGGTAAAGGAGTGGCCGTAGTGGCTGGTGTGTATTTTCTCTGCCCACCCCCCTTGCTACCCCCCTTGCTACATGGATATGGATCCTAGTGCAGTtgggtggtgagtggtgaaTAACATGTGGGACTGACTGGCCAGGGCCAGCTACTCAGTTTCCTTCTAGGGCTGGGCTCCCGAAAAGCTGGGGGTGTGTGGGCTGAAGCGAAAAACGTTGGATGTTCCGTTTGGCATCCCGGAACCGGACTGGAAACTTGCCGGGGCTCGAGATCTTCGAGTCCCCTCTTCTCACTCAGAAACCGAATTTTAGTGGCCTCAGCTTCCTTCTCACCCCTCTCCCACGTCGCATAACGGCTCACTAGCTGCTTGTCATGGAACTTTCTGAAAGAAAATTACTTGATATCTTCGCTATTGTGTGACGAGCTCGCTTCTTTCCGGACCCTTCCCGCGGGTCTTGCAATCGCATAACCAAACATAAGTTTGGCACCATAACCCCGGAATTTGATCCCCATCATTCCTTTCATTACATCATCCCAAGTGCATATACCAACGCCTCTGACGGTAAGACTAATCCCGATCCATCAAGAAAACGAGATGTTAGGCTTGATCTGCTGACTACCAAACACGGTAGGAATCCGAATGGTAAGTTGAATCCCTTCCTTTGTTGACTTCACGTCCAGGAAGATATCGGACGGGCTGTCACTGGGGTTCTCCTTTCTCCAAGATTCCGCGTTCTgtcttctctcttcctccgtTCGTCTGGGTTGTCTCGGCTGGTccggctcctgctcctgctcttTTGCCTGAgactgcttctgctgctctCTCTTGGGAGATTTTGGCGGCGGTGACGGATGCTCTTCTTGCTCGTCTGCCACGCCATCCTCCTGACCTCCCTCTTTGCCTTCCTTCTCAGACTTTTTCCcttgcttctttttcctcaCTGATGACGGCCCAGCCTCTGCTTGCTGTTGAATGCGCTCTCGAAGTTCCTGTTGCTCTTTCTCTTTGCGGTGAAGCGGGTTGTTGTTATCAAGGAACTTCCCCACGACATTCCCAGACGCATCCAGAATATTGCCCAGGTGGTCAACCATCAAGGAAGCATTGGCCTTTCGCATCATGTCCAGTAAGCTGCGAGGTTGGGACTCGGTCCGTGGTGAATGTGGGCTCGTGCTGGGTTTCCTTTCGATCTCAATGTCGGCGACATAACCCAAAAGTTCCCCGTTGTCTCCCAGTATGTCGCCGTCCCTGTTGGAGACTTTGCGCCCAATAATCTCGGGGAGGTCACCGCCGGCACGGGCGAGCACCTGCCCCGTCTGATCGTCTACAATGTCCCCATACTCATCAACTGTCTTGCCCATCAGAATAGACCCCACATAAGGCGGCAATTTTGGTCGCTCAGGTGATAAGGAGATTCCAGGGGAAACCTCTGGAATGCTGCCAATCTTGGGAATAGGGGCAACATATGCTGGGCTCCTACTTTTCGTTCTGTCTGGGAGATCCCTTTTTTCCTGTGTCTCTGGCTCCGGCTGGTCGGTAATGTCCTCAACTTCGATGTCGCTCTCGTCTTCATGGCCAACCTCCACAATGTCATCCTGTGACTGCCGGCGAGACCTTGGCAGTTGAGATGCCTGAGTGAATTGTTTGGATGTCATGATtcttgtggtgatgatcaaCCTAGCTGGAATCTGCAGTGTTGGGAGTTGCTAGTATCCGATCGGACTCCAGTCTCCGCAGAGAAATGCAAAGGGTCTTGGGGCTGAAAGCCTGAAACACCAGTTTAGGCCGGTTCCAGAGCATTCGACTGGTCGACGTGCGTGAAGGCTGTTGGGTGTGTGTTGAGGGCGTGAAGTaggaaaggagggggtgagtgACGTCATCGGACCAGGGTTGAATCTTGCGAGCTTCGAAGCTGCAAGGGTCTCGACTCAACCCTGGCAGGGTCGAGACCAACATGGAGCTGGGTTGGGTGACACGAGTGAGAAGACGGTGTTAGCCGATTGCACCTCTGCGCTTGCTAAGCTTATTAGGATAGCCTATGCACATCGTCAGGTTGGCAGTCAAATTGCGAGTCTTTGCCCAAGACAAAGCAGAACATTGTGCTGGGCTTTTGATATCCAGTGAGGTGGTTTTTCGTGCTGGGATGTGGCTGCATATCGGGGGCTTGGCATTGTCCCGAGGATCAGTTAGCGAACCGTTGAGATCAGTGCTGATGAAAGCGTTGAACTGCCTGGTTAGCTTCGGACCAGAATATCTCAAGCCCTGTCACTGGACGGATCAGAATTCTAGTGTTCTTCGAAATCGAGCGAGACTGAGACATTCGAGCAGAACAATAGACGGGCCGAGCTGACACATCATCAACGGACTGGAGAACTGCAGCCGCCATACGATTCGTCGGCCGGTGTTTGTTGAAAACCGGTTTCTGCACCACTGCCTGCTCTGAAGCAAGCGAGGCAAGGCATGGAAGCGAGGTCAACAAGGTGCTGGCTCCTTTGGCATGCAGCTTTATGCGTCGTTAGCGGTTGATAAATCGTGGTTATCCTGGAGATCATGAACGGATAACCAGCATATATCGGTCTTAGCCATGTCGAACCCCGTATGATGCTACAATGGCATCACGGCCGAGGCCGAGTCGGGCCGCCTGGGAGGTGACTCGAGATCTCGGAAGGCCAGCAAGTCTGACGGCTGCGCCGTGGTAGAGTTGCAGTCGTTCCTGGTGCCGGCATAACAACGATATTATTGCTGAGCATGACCTGTGCCGCATGGAGTTGTAACAACAGGCCATTACACGGAGGACATTATATGTCTGAGTCGAACCTCAGTCCGTCCATATATCGTAGAAGCGGTTTGATAGGTAACTCGGGGAAAATGCAGAAGTGGCCGTCGTGCGTCATGACCTTGAGCGATCCCGAAACGCGCCACCGAGGTACCGCAGCTGCATGCTAAGGTAGGTGGTCGAAGATCCGACGGCAGGCCGTTGTCAGGCAATCGTTCTTCATTGTAATTCCGATTCCTCGTTGTCCCGGACGTTGTAAAATGGCCTCACCAGATATCATGATTGTcatcaacaaaagaaaatttTGAGGTTGTTTTACAGCAGAGGTGCAATTTGTGACGCAGCGGTTGATGCACTGTAAATTGTTTTCTCCCAGGTTCCTGGCATCCCGCTGCATGACAGCTGCGAGCGCCCGCTGGAAAAGCACGGGTCAACTGTGGCACAGTGGAACCTGCCCGCTGAAATCGATCCGGGCCCCTGTGTAACGTGCCATTAAGCACTGGCCATGCTATCGGCGCCATACTAGGCAAAAGCTTCGCCAAACTTCACACAGAGATAAAATACAGCAAAAtagaacaacaaccacaacagtGTCCCGAAGCATATCTAATACAATTATTAGGATAAAGATAGTATACAAAAGACTAAAGACCAGAAAAAAACCCATCATTAAGAAAACAACTACTCCATTCGCCGCCCGACATGAGATACCCTCACCCAGCCCTCAAATGCACACGAGATGAGAAAAAGCTCACGAGAGCTTGGAACCGGAAAGTTTAGTTGCTTCAGTTCCTAAGGAATTAGCCCCATGTCTCTGTCTTGCAGTTGACGTGTAACAGTGTGCTATCAAGCGGAGGCgcatcatccaccatcaTGGTCATCTCATCGAGCATCTGTCTAGGCAAACAGCCTGCTGATCGTCCTCCACATGGGAGGGCGTGTCTTGCTTATGTCTCTCTACATGGACCTTTAGCCTTAGGTAAGAAACATGACGGAAAGAGAGATGAAGTAAACAAGAAGGCGATGCATCCGACCCTCGAAGCTAACCAAATCGCAGTCGCCGTGGTTGTCGCGTGCGCCGTTCACTTgatcaggaggaggggaaggagaggggaaggggaagggtaAGAATAGGGATGGGTAAAATGAagataaaagaaaagggtAACTTACAAGAGAGCAAGCTCAAGATCACCATGGATCTTTGCCTTGAGAGTAATCTCaatgtcgaggttgaggtcaAGACGAAGCCTCAAAGTGTCGCTcttgccgccgccaccaccgccttgtTGGTTGACGGCGCCGCCAGCTACACCACCTAGCACACCGGTTGCACCGTTGACAAGGCCGCCTGCTGTCTGTCCGACGCTGTCGAGGGCAAGGCTGTCAAGGggaccaccgccgccctgctgttgctggcgcTTTCCGCGTCTccgtgggggaggagcataGTCCTCAGACTCCTCACCCTCAGACTCGTAGACCTGGGGCTTTGGCTGGcgcttgggcttcttggtcTCTGAGCCGCTTCGGGAAGACATTGTGGGTGtttgttgtggtgggagTAGCCGTGAGGTGTTGTAGGAAGAGATGGGTTCAGGGTCTTGCTGATCAGGTTGCTTTCTAGAGAAGTTGAACGATGAGATGCATCTTAAGGGTCCTAGGGACTCCGAGATGGGCACTTATAAACGGCAGATATCTCCAGAACCCTTTGTGTCCAAAACAGGATTCTATCGGACGGATGAGCAATGAAGTCATCGGCCTCGACAGGAGGAGCCCTCATTCTGACGAGTCCAGCAGAAAATCTCCGACACCAGGCCCTACACCACAGCCGCTACAGCACACCACGGCTAGCCGACGGCCTTACACCATAAGGTACAGTAGTCACTCAGCACAAAGTATGACTGTCTCTGTCCAATGATCACGGGGGGTAGCACCATGCTCGTGTTCTAGGCAAGCGAGGATGGATCAACACAAAATGGGGGTGTGTTAATCTAGCCCCTGTTTAGCTgcataaagagaaaagctcACTAAAATTACAGCGCCGAGAACGCCCCCCCTGATGCACTCTGCAGCACTCAACACCCGAGGCCAATGACACCCCAAGGGACACCCCCCCAGGGCACATCATCCCGGCCCACATGAAACATGCATTCACACCTCACCCacaaacaccatcatccaacaAGACAAGTCCAGCTTCACAtgatcctcccccccgcgaTCGCTCATGTCAACGTCACTCTCACGcacacaccccctccccatcctccacgtTTCGCCTACCCATTCGCGCCCTTGACATAGCGGCTCTCCATTCCCAACTGCAGCTGCCGGCGAAGCAACACAGGGACCCACTGGCGCGAACGGTGTCTGTTCAACACGCCCCCTTCCGGCCATagctcctccttgtcccCCTCCGTTTCGCTGTCATCCTCActctcaccctcctcctcgctttcactcacatcctcctccgaaAAACACCCATCGCGATCCAAAGCGATGGCCCATTTCTTGTTTTCCATCTGAACCGCCACAAAGCGGGCCGCGTCACCTTCCAGCGTCAGCCACTTCTCATCACTGGTCCAGAACCATGGGCCAATGGTGTGTCCCAGCGTAGCCTGCCGCCCTCCATGGCGCACCAAGTTGGTGTCTTTATCGACATAGATCCAGTTCAGCATGGGCGGGTCGTCGGCGATGGTGCTCACCATGCCCAAGTGCTGCTCCTCGGACGGGTATGGGAAGTAGTACCCAAAGAACTTGTGGCCAGGCACAGGAAAGGACGGGTGGTCGATCCACAACTGCCAAAGAGAATGTCAGCCGAACGGAGTTTCTTCCGGTTTGTTGATGTCATCTGGGTTTTCCCAAACAAGACTCACCATGCCGTTCTTCAAAACGCACCAACACTCGACCGGGCCATCCTCGTCGAGAGAAACGGTGACCGTCATACGGAACTTGGCCTTCTCTTTTGCCGCTTCattggccttcttctgcgCGCTCAGGGCTTCGCAGACCCCTATCGTCGTGGGAATGCCCGCTATGACAAGCAAGCCCACGACCATCGTCTCGGTAGCCGATATTCGTCGTATTGGATGCTTAGGAGGAGGGTAGCAATGGCGCCAGAGTATCCGAGTCTGTGTGATGTCGTCTGGTGTGATTCAGTCTCATTCAAACAACATATCATACTCGTCAGCTTCATCTTCCCGGTGGAAGGTTGAACACAGCTTCGTCATATAGTTCCAAGACCCTACCACCCACCGTCTCTCCGGCCGGCCGTTAGTACGGACGAGGCTGTTCTTGCGttcaccccccttctctctcctcttcttggcggGACAATGCCATCCTATGCAACCGAAGTTGGCTAATCCCGGTACCCTGAAAAGCTTgtttcctcctcaacctcccattACTGCAGCGGCTAAACAGCTCTCATGCAGCATTGACGTCACAGGCCTCGAAACGATGCCCTCCAGGTTGCAAGCCATCAtgcctttcttttttgcGCACCCAAAGAAACTTGTTCG from Podospora pseudopauciseta strain CBS 411.78 chromosome 3, whole genome shotgun sequence encodes the following:
- a CDS encoding hypothetical protein (EggNog:ENOG503P4AJ), yielding MVVGLLVIAGIPTTIGVCEALSAQKKANEAAKEKAKFRMTVTVSLDEDGPVECWCVLKNGMLWIDHPSFPVPGHKFFGYYFPYPSEEQHLGMVSTIADDPPMLNWIYVDKDTNLVRHGGRQATLGHTIGPWFWTSDEKWLTLEGDAARFVAVQMENKKWAIALDRDGCFSEEDVSESEEEGESEDDSETEGDKEELWPEGGVLNRHRSRQWVPVLLRRQLQLGMESRYVKGANG